The following is a genomic window from Miscanthus floridulus cultivar M001 chromosome 14, ASM1932011v1, whole genome shotgun sequence.
TTGCCAGTACCCTGCCAGTAAAATCTCGACCTAATAGTGTCAACCAGTTGATGGTTGCCTTCATACAATTGGTATACACCCATTGTGTACATGGGAATGCTAGACAAACATGAGTCAATTAACACTGATTTTCATCCAGATGATAGGTAATCACACTGCCAGGTCCCAAGCCTTTTCTCAGTCTTGTCATTCACATATTTCAACTGTGCCTTGGTTACCTTGCAGTCACTGACAGGCATACCTAAGTATTTCATTGGGAAAGATCCAAGTTTGCAGTTAAGAACTCTAACTGTTTCCTGTTGTTCCTCCTCATTGAGGCCCATGGTGAACACCTCACTTTTGTCAAAGTTGATTTTCATTCCAAACATTGCCTCATAGCATGAAAGAATTAGTCTTATATTCAACAGGTTCTCAGAAGAAAAACTCAGAAAAATAACAGTGTCATCAGCATACTGTAGATGTGTCAGGCCTCCATCAATCAAATTTGGCACAAGGCCTTGAATCACCCCTGCAGCACTAGCTCTAGAAAGCATAGTGGACTGAGCATCAGCCACTAGGTTAAACAACAGAGGAGATAATGGGTCTCCCTGCCTTAAACCTTTGAAGCTCCTAAAGAATTCCCCCCTTTCACCATTCAGATCTATACACACCCTACCTCCTTTTACAGCACAATTAATCCAATGGATCCATAACTCATCTAAGCCTTTTCTCCTCATTACCTCTTCAAGGAAGGGCCAGCTTACTTTATCGTACGCCTTCTCGAAGTCGAGTTTCATAATAACTCCAGGTTTTTTAGTTATTCGTAGTTCATGAAGGACTTCTTGAACAATCACTACACCCTCTAAAATATTACGCCCTGGAATGAAAGCAGTTTGATCCAGACCGGTAAGCTTGTCGACCACCTTTGTCAGTCATATAGTGAGAACCTTGGTGATGATTTTATAAATCACATTCAGTAAGCAGATTGGTCGAAATTGCTTGATATGTGTGGCTGGCTTAACCTTTGGTAATAATATGATAACTCCATAGTTTAACCACCACAACTCTAAGTGCCCACTATGTAGCTTATCCAACGTCTCTTTAATATCTTCCCTGATAtattgccctgttcgtttggctgataagccatggctaaaagtactgttggttgatttgttgtgggagaaaaatattgttcgttggctgaaaaagtacggcttataagcgaaGCGAATAGGCAGCTCCAGAAAGTTTTTAAGAACTTCACGCTAAACCCAacagcagcctgttcgtttctgctggctggtttggtgtgagagaaaaatattgttctagcttataatccacgatcgtttatgacCAAGCGAACAGACTGCAGGCGCTGGGGCCGTGTTGTTCTTCATTTCCTTGAGAGCAGCATCCAATTCCTCTAAACTAAAAGGTCTAACAAGCCATTCGTTTTCTATAGAAGATAGCCTCTGGTCATCAGCCCACATGTCAGGTTCTAGATGAATATCCGCCCGTTCAGCTTTACCATtcagcagcctgttcgcttgctcgtaaacgatcgtaaatttccagtcgggaatattgtttttctctcacaccaaaccagccagcagtaaataatccacgatacgacaGATTTTTATAATAGTTCCTTCAACTGTTCTGGTGTATCTAGAATCTGTTCGTTCTGCTCCAGGGCAGCTTTGtgcattttcctttttcttccatTGGCGCGTTTGTGAAAGTAGCTAGTATTCATGTCACCCGCACCAATATATATTTGTTTCCATCCAAATATCATATACGAATATATAAGATATATATTTGTCTTTCCCGTCCACTCAGTCATCAGAGCATCAGATTCTGCTTAAACACCAAGCAGTGTAACCTAGTGGGTGATAGTGACGACGATGCACTTGGCTACTTCAGGCCGGAGAAGCACAGGACCCAGTAAAGctgcctagctagctagctatcctacatacatatatatgtatatatatatttatatatctcTTCTAGTGCAAGAGCGAACAATCTTTGCAACTTGCATGCTTGTATGATCGAATCCCCTTATGTAAATCATCGTCGCCTCATCAATTAGTAGATATAAAAAGATATATATAATCGGCTGCTTAGTAGTACGGCTAATGTGTTAACTCGACCGGTCACTTGCATGGGCATGGCACGTGTACTCCGTACGTTGTTGTTGCTTTTTCGATGCAATTCACTTCTAAGGAGGAGGAGTAGCATGATGATGATCTTTGTCGTCCTTTGTCGTCCGGCCGGCGGGTGGCCCGGCCTCGGCGAGCATCTGCACGacgtcggccatggtggggcgGAGTGCCGGCATGCTGCAGGTGCATCGCACGGCGACGCGCAGCGCCTGCACCATCTCCTCCTTGTAGGGGCTCCACGCGAGGCGCTTGTCCAGCGCGTCCGCCTCGGCTCCGGCGCCGGCGGCCACCTTGCCGGAGACCCAGTGCACGATGTCCCTCGTGTCCCCGAACTCCGGCTCGATGGGCTTCCTCCCCGTGGCCAGCTCCATGAGCACcacgccgaagctgtacacgtcgcaCTTGGTCGTCGCCTTGGACGAGTAGGCGTACTCTGCCATGCATCCATATATCGATTAATAATGTTAATTAAAAAAAGAGGGAAAAGAAATcatccatacatgcatgcatgtactcCGATGGATCCTTCCTACCTGGCGCCAGGTAGCCGTAGGTgccggcgatggtggtggtggagccGTCGCGGTCAGCGCCGCCGCGCGCCTGGAGCACCTTGGCGATGCCGAAGTCGGCGACCTTGGGCTCGAAGTCGGCGTCGAGGAGGATGTTGGAGGACTTGATGTCGCGGTGGACGATGGGGAAGAGGAGGTCGTGGTGGAGGTAGGCGAGCCCCTGCGCGACGCCGAGCGCCACGCGGTGGCGCGTCGGCCAGTCCAGCAGCAGGTAGCAGCCGTGCAGCGCCTCCCACAGGTTGCCGTTGGGCATGTACTCGTACACCAGCAGGTTGCAGTCGGCGCCGGAGTAGCAGCAGTAGAGCTTCACGATGTTCTTGTGCCGGATGCTGCCCAGCGTCTCCACCTCCGTGCGGAGCTCGCGGTCGCCGAGCCACCCGCCGTCTCTGTTGCTGCTGTCTCTGCTGTTGGCGGTGGGGGTGTTGGTCATCGCCACGGCCGCCGTCCAGTCCACCTGCTTGCTGCTCGGCGGCCGCAGCCGCCGCTTCGACACCCACAGCTTCTTCACCGCCACCAGCTCGCCGCTGCTGAGCTCGATCTTGTACACGGTTCCGGATCCGCCGTGGCCCACGATGTTCTTGTCAATCAGCGCCTCCAGGATCTCGTGCTGGTCGAAGGTCAGCTTGTGGAAACTCGTCACGTCGTACGACGCGCTGGACCCCGGCGACGACGCCAGCGCCCCGTCCTGCTCCGCGAGCCGCCGCGCCCGCAGCACCCACCGCCGCGCCAGCGCCAGCATCGCCACCGCGCACACCAGAGCGCACACGCCCACCACCCACAAGTCCCCGGCAAGGCCGCGCCGCAGGCTCGGCCGCGGGCACAGCGGCAGCGCCGGGTCCGTCAGGTTCAGCCGGAACGCCACGCACAGCCCCGGGTTCCCCGCCACGCTCTCCAGCAGGCCCTCCTTGATGAGCTGCAGCGGCACCGGCCCCGACAGGTTGTTGTTGGAGAAGTCCAGCGAGTTGGGAAGCAGCTTGCACAGCGACTCCGGGATCTCGCCGGACAGCGCGTTGTCCGACAGGTTCAGCACGTTCAGGGTCTTGAGCCCGGCGAGCGTCTCCGGGATGGACCCGTTCAGCCGGTTCCCCTGCAGCGACAGCTGGTTCAGCTTCGACAGCAGGCCCACGGACGCCGGGATGGGGCCGGCGATGAGGTTGTTGCTCAGGTCGATCTTCACCAGCCCCGACGCGCCGGCGATCTCCGGCGGGAGCACGCCGGACATCTGGTTGTTGGACGCGAACAGAGACGTCAGGTTCGTGGCGCCCGCCACCGTGGCCGCCACGGAGCCCGTGAAGTGGTTGTAGTTGAGGTCGACGATGGAGGCGTGCGGGAGGCCGAAGATGCCTGGCGGCACGTCGCCGTCCAGGTGGTTGTTGCTCACCCGGAACCGGAGCAGCGGCGTGCACTCGGCGTACGCCGGCGGGATGGGCCCCGTCAGGAGGTTGCTCAGGACCAGGATGTACTGGAGTTTCCCGTTGACGCAGGCGTACGGCGGCAGCGGGCCCGTCAGCTGGTTCTCCGACACCTCGATCACGTTGAGGTCCGAGGACCGGCCGAGGTCGGCGGGGATCTCGCCGGTGAGCTGGTTGCGGTACACGGAGAGGATGCGCAGCTGCGTGGAGTTGCCGAGCACGGCCGGGATGGGGCCCGTGAGGCGGTTGGTGTAGATTTGGAGCACGCGCAGGTTGCGCAGCGCGCACAGCGACTCGGGGATGCCCCCCGTGAGGCGGTTCTCGGAGAGGTCGATGTCGGTGAGCTGCGTGAGGTTGCCGAGCTCAGCGGGGACGCCGCCCTCCAGCTCGTTGTAGTAGAGCTCCAGGAACTGCAGCCTCGGGAGGCGCGCCAGCGACACGGGGATGGTGCCGGTGAGGTAGTTGCCGCTGAGCTCCAGGTCGGTGAGCGACGTCATGTTGCCGAACCACGCGGGGATGCCGCCGCGCATGGAGGTGGTGGAGAGGATGAGCACGCGGATGCGCCGCAGCGGCACGAACAGCGACTCGGCCGGCCGCCACACGTAGAAGCCGGGGTTCTGGTTGAGGTTCACCACCTCCAGGCTGGTGACGTTGGCAATGGACGTCGGGAACGCGCCGGTGAAGAGGTTGCTGGACAGGTCCAGCACCCGCAGCGCGCGCAGTGGGGACAGGTCGGGGGGCACGGCGCCCGACACGCCGGAGAAGCTGAGGTTCAGCACCTCCAGGGAGGTGCAATTGAGCACGCCGAGAGGAAACCCGCCGCGGACGTCGTTGTACGCCATCCGGAGCTCCCGGAGCGCGGGGAGCGCCGCGCAGACGCCCGGGGGGAGCCTGCCGACGAGGCTCCACGACGTGACGTCGATGCCCGTGACGTTGCCGGACCGGTCGCAGGCGACGCCGTGGAAGCTGCAGTAGTCCGGCGCTGGCGACGTGAAGTCCCACCACCTCGACATGCCCGGCCCCGGGAACTGCTCCTTCATCTTGGCGAGGTAGGCAGCCTGCGTGTCCAGCTCCAATGCCGCTGCCGGACCGCCATCGCCGGATgcgaagaagaagatgacgaAGAGAACGAACCAGAGCAAGGGTGAAGGTGAACAGAGAGTGgacaccatagcaccagctgaccAGCAGGTTGGAGATAGAACctagaagaataagaagaagcaAGCTTTTCTTGTGCTTTGCTCGATCGTACTTGTGCCTGCAAGCTTGTGCCGCTGTTGTTGAAAGGAGCTTTGTTGCAAATGGGATTGGAATGGTGAGGAGGAGCTATCAGcaagggagggagtatataaGTGGAGTGGGAATCTGTGGAGAGAATTGGAATTGCTGAATGGTGATGGTGATGATATAAAGGAGacggagggagggagagatgcATGGCTTTTGCTGTTGGGGATATATGCCCTGCCCCAGCTGCTCTGCTCATTGCCAATCACAACAAAACTGATTGGTACCTCAGTGCAGTGCACTCCAGTGAGCGACATTCTCCAGCCTCTTCTTGAGTTCTTGTGCAGGAATTTTCCTTGTGCAGTGCTGCTGGTCAAAAATTGACATGCAGTCAGTCAGTTGGTCAGGTCTGGCCCAGTCAAGCCCAGCACGTCCACTAGCCGTTCAGAATCAAGAGCTGAGAGAGACAGGGGCCTCAAATGGGCCTGCCCACTCTTCAGCCCACagttgactctggcccgcctacCCGGCTCGACCCGGTCCGGCCGGGCCGAGCACTAACTGAACCCAAATGCGTTTCACACTTCCAGGCAATTGATCAGTAAACCATGCTTTTTTAGATATGATCAGTAAACCATATTAGCTCACCAATTGCTGTCAATAGATTGACATGTACCGGCCGGCAAGCCATGTCAGTTTCGTCAGTTTTCTGTTCAGAGTTGACATAGTAAATCAGTGTTTCTGTTTAGAGTTGACATGAAGTTGTGGTCAATGATACATTACCGACACCATCATGCTAGCATATTATCCTGCTGCAACCTGAAATGGAGAGCACTGTGTTGGGGTGGAGAGGCATCACTCACAGTCAGTCACTTAGTCACAGCCCCTGCTGTGAACTGAAAACAAGGCATAAAGCACAGTGCAAAACTGCAGATCAACTCGCAGCAACCAGCAAGAAAACACAGTGCAGCTGCTAATCCTGCAATCTCCATGGGGAACAAGGACAAAACCtgcctctagtgggtgccaatCCCAATCATTGCTCACACTTGAGGAGGATCAGCAGCATGCTGACAAATGTAAAGCCCCTTCATCTCCTAAAAATCAATTCTTATTATAGCCCTCACAAGCAGTGAGTTAGAGGAGTGTAGTGTATAGGCTGCACCAGAAAGTAgcagcaattttttttaaaaagaaaacagCAAGTGAGCGCTACTGCACTCTCAGCTGCTGATGCTTCTTCAGTAGTGGCCTGAATGATGCCATGCTTTATTTGCCAGTAGTTTGTTTGCAATGTGTGCATACGCCAATCTGCATCTTTTTCCTGTTCAGCCAGTAGTGCTTAGCAGTTTAGTAACCGAATTAGAACTTTAGTTTACTGTATTATATTATATATTCGATTAATGGAGTAAAAAGCCTAGCGGCACGCCTGCTGATAATTGTTATGCAAGCTTTGAGCTTGGATTTGGCTGAAGACTCCATCAGTCAACATTATTCAGTCTCAACCTGGAATAATTAAGAACTTTCAAATGGAATTT
Proteins encoded in this region:
- the LOC136504131 gene encoding receptor protein-tyrosine kinase CEPR1-like, yielding MVSTLCSPSPLLWFVLFVIFFFASGDGGPAAALELDTQAAYLAKMKEQFPGPGMSRWWDFTSPAPDYCSFHGVACDRSGNVTGIDVTSWSLVGRLPPGVCAALPALRELRMAYNDVRGGFPLGVLNCTSLEVLNLSFSGVSGAVPPDLSPLRALRVLDLSSNLFTGAFPTSIANVTSLEVVNLNQNPGFYVWRPAESLFVPLRRIRVLILSTTSMRGGIPAWFGNMTSLTDLELSGNYLTGTIPVSLARLPRLQFLELYYNELEGGVPAELGNLTQLTDIDLSENRLTGGIPESLCALRNLRVLQIYTNRLTGPIPAVLGNSTQLRILSVYRNQLTGEIPADLGRSSDLNVIEVSENQLTGPLPPYACVNGKLQYILVLSNLLTGPIPPAYAECTPLLRFRVSNNHLDGDVPPGIFGLPHASIVDLNYNHFTGSVAATVAGATNLTSLFASNNQMSGVLPPEIAGASGLVKIDLSNNLIAGPIPASVGLLSKLNQLSLQGNRLNGSIPETLAGLKTLNVLNLSDNALSGEIPESLCKLLPNSLDFSNNNLSGPVPLQLIKEGLLESVAGNPGLCVAFRLNLTDPALPLCPRPSLRRGLAGDLWVVGVCALVCAVAMLALARRWVLRARRLAEQDGALASSPGSSASYDVTSFHKLTFDQHEILEALIDKNIVGHGGSGTVYKIELSSGELVAVKKLWVSKRRLRPPSSKQVDWTAAVAMTNTPTANSRDSSNRDGGWLGDRELRTEVETLGSIRHKNIVKLYCCYSGADCNLLVYEYMPNGNLWEALHGCYLLLDWPTRHRVALGVAQGLAYLHHDLLFPIVHRDIKSSNILLDADFEPKVADFGIAKVLQARGGADRDGSTTTIAGTYGYLAPEYAYSSKATTKCDVYSFGVVLMELATGRKPIEPEFGDTRDIVHWVSGKVAAGAGAEADALDKRLAWSPYKEEMVQALRVAVRCTCSMPALRPTMADVVQMLAEAGPPAGRTTKDDKDHHHATPPP